A single window of Chitinophaga sp. XS-30 DNA harbors:
- a CDS encoding FecR family protein, producing the protein MANSRFETLLQKFVRDTISPAELHELVDLMSAAGSGEQLDNFLASAYTDRSLAVHEDFDGEKVREKILARLQFGEQQSGPAPADKPKITRLRWLAAACLAGLLGLAAWFWTLQKNTGVEGIDPRLEVVVPSPQTNKAILTLADGSDVYLDSVNNGQLAIQGRVKLLKLANGRIAYEYSNDTADIEHTGQVGMNTLSNPRGSEVIEMKLPDSTRVWLNVGSSISYPVAFTHKERTVMLKGEAYFEVAPDKTKPFRVKITENTEIAVLGTHFNVNAYEDEPALTATLLEGAIQFKKDSKKQLLQPGQQGQLGKDGTIRIVPDADIQAVMAWKRGFFHFYKTDLQTIMRQMERWYDVTVEFQGKVTDTRFSGEISKTHDASEVLRILEASGAHFKIEGKKIIVLPE; encoded by the coding sequence ATGGCAAACTCAAGATTTGAAACCTTACTTCAGAAATTTGTCAGGGATACTATCAGTCCTGCGGAACTGCATGAACTGGTTGACCTGATGTCAGCGGCCGGCTCCGGTGAGCAACTGGATAATTTTCTGGCAAGTGCTTACACAGACAGATCTTTGGCCGTGCATGAAGATTTTGACGGAGAAAAGGTCCGGGAGAAGATACTGGCGCGGTTGCAGTTCGGGGAGCAGCAAAGCGGGCCGGCACCGGCGGACAAGCCAAAGATCACCAGGTTGCGATGGCTGGCAGCCGCCTGCCTGGCCGGGCTTTTGGGTTTGGCAGCCTGGTTCTGGACACTGCAAAAGAATACGGGTGTGGAGGGGATCGATCCCCGGCTGGAAGTCGTGGTTCCGTCGCCGCAAACAAATAAGGCAATACTGACCCTTGCAGACGGGAGCGATGTTTACCTGGATAGTGTAAACAACGGCCAGCTGGCCATTCAGGGCCGGGTCAAACTGCTGAAACTGGCCAATGGGCGGATCGCTTATGAATATAGCAACGATACCGCGGATATTGAACATACAGGTCAGGTGGGAATGAACACCCTGAGCAACCCGAGAGGCAGTGAAGTAATAGAAATGAAACTACCTGATAGTACACGGGTGTGGCTCAATGTAGGATCGTCTATTAGTTACCCGGTAGCTTTTACGCATAAAGAGAGGACCGTCATGTTGAAGGGGGAAGCCTATTTTGAGGTGGCTCCGGACAAAACAAAACCCTTCAGGGTAAAAATAACTGAAAACACAGAGATAGCAGTGCTGGGCACTCACTTCAATGTGAATGCGTATGAAGATGAACCTGCTTTGACGGCCACTTTGCTGGAAGGCGCCATCCAGTTTAAAAAGGACAGCAAAAAGCAGCTGCTGCAGCCCGGCCAGCAGGGGCAATTGGGTAAGGACGGAACCATCAGGATCGTACCGGATGCGGATATTCAAGCCGTCATGGCCTGGAAAAGAGGCTTCTTCCATTTTTACAAAACCGACCTGCAAACGATCATGCGGCAAATGGAGCGATGGTATGATGTAACCGTGGAATTTCAGGGCAAGGTAACAGATACAAGGTTCAGCGGGGAAATTTCAAAAACGCATGATGCTTCCGAGGTATTAAGAATACTTGAAGCTTCCGGTGCACATTTCAAAATAGAAGGGAAGAAAATTATCGTACTGCCAGAGTAA
- a CDS encoding RNA polymerase sigma factor, which yields MQQSDIETDWFARIANDDEQAFRQVFDHYWPQVYGTSLHLTKNPEQAKDLSQEIFIKLWENRSKLRDVKNPASYLYILSKNLVLDHLRKRVFDPSNIEFLIQYFQVTTQTPQEKLELNELKAVMEQAVNSLTGKVKDVFALSRQHGLTHEQIAAQLSISVVSSKTYVVRALQQIRKYMETHAGDRLVIAALAVVSLR from the coding sequence ATGCAACAAAGTGATATTGAAACAGACTGGTTTGCAAGGATTGCAAATGATGACGAACAGGCTTTCCGGCAGGTTTTTGATCACTATTGGCCCCAGGTATATGGTACGAGTTTACACCTGACAAAAAATCCGGAGCAGGCAAAAGATCTTTCCCAGGAGATATTTATCAAGCTCTGGGAAAACCGCTCGAAACTCAGGGACGTGAAGAATCCCGCTTCCTACCTCTACATTTTATCGAAAAATCTGGTGTTGGATCATTTGCGGAAAAGGGTGTTTGATCCGTCCAATATTGAATTTCTGATACAGTATTTTCAGGTCACTACACAAACGCCGCAGGAAAAGCTGGAGCTGAATGAGCTGAAGGCTGTTATGGAACAGGCCGTCAACTCCCTGACCGGTAAAGTAAAAGATGTGTTTGCATTAAGCAGGCAACACGGGCTCACCCACGAACAGATTGCAGCGCAGCTGAGTATTTCAGTAGTCTCTTCCAAAACCTATGTGGTACGCGCCCTGCAGCAAATCCGGAAATATATGGAAACCCATGCGGGGGATCGCCTCGTTATTGCAGCGTTGGCTGTTGTGTCGCTTCGCTGA
- a CDS encoding DUF4372 domain-containing protein, whose amino-acid sequence MNQGRYVFAQISSFLPQQAFGTIVSRYNGDYRVRHFACWNQLLYIGKFLIG is encoded by the coding sequence ATAAATCAAGGCAGATACGTCTTTGCGCAGATAAGTTCATTTCTGCCACAGCAAGCCTTTGGTACCATAGTCAGCCGTTATAATGGAGACTATCGTGTTAGACATTTTGCTTGCTGGAACCAGTTGTTGTATATTGGGAAGTTCCTTATTGGATAA
- a CDS encoding T6SS immunity protein Tdi1 domain-containing protein codes for MKHITDFQLESKPENDLLVKYEPLLPVQLIQLWQEFGFGSIVDGYLKIVNPDDYEELLQEVYSPIFKNPIVMFATGMSDLIIWEENYTVLINCKYGFSKVIESGFDYFLEDVYNTAYLDDELSGGNYFKAKNQLGRIAIDECYGYVPLLGLGGPEKVENLQIVKIKEHISIIAQMLGKIE; via the coding sequence ATGAAACACATAACTGATTTCCAACTGGAAAGTAAACCTGAAAATGATTTATTGGTAAAATATGAACCGTTGCTTCCTGTACAGCTCATACAGCTATGGCAAGAGTTTGGCTTCGGTTCTATTGTAGATGGATACCTTAAAATAGTTAACCCGGATGATTATGAAGAATTATTACAAGAAGTTTATAGCCCTATTTTTAAGAACCCGATCGTAATGTTTGCTACAGGAATGTCTGATTTGATAATTTGGGAAGAGAATTATACTGTTCTTATTAATTGTAAATATGGGTTTTCTAAAGTAATTGAATCCGGGTTCGATTATTTTTTAGAAGATGTATATAATACAGCATACCTTGATGACGAATTGAGTGGCGGGAACTATTTTAAAGCGAAGAATCAACTTGGTCGCATTGCCATTGACGAATGTTATGGCTATGTGCCGCTGCTAGGGCTAGGAGGGCCGGAAAAGGTGGAAAACCTTCAAATAGTAAAGATAAAAGAACATATCTCCATAATTGCCCAAATGCTTGGTAAGATTGAATAA
- a CDS encoding amidohydrolase family protein — translation METNKKTIALLFVMIFTTTLFAQEAPTKILINNVNIFNGKDNKIITGNILIEGKLIKTISASAIATDRSGLTRIIDGKGKYLIPGLIDNHSHLLFESIPQMQAMVSDFAFLNLFAAKAAERQLLRGFTTVRDLGGGSITLAKAIDMGLVIGPRVYSSGAFISQTGGHGDFGLPTDVPRKIGEMSYAERNGMVAIADGADQVLLRSREQLRQGATQLKLMAGGGVSSSYDPLDVTQYTDMEFKAAVQAAENWGTYVAVHAYTPTAIKSAISAGVKCIEHGNLADESSAKIMAEKGVWWSLQPFLDDEDAIPFPEGSANRKKQLEMTNGTDNAYKLAKKYNVKLAWGTDCLFDPALAEKQGKQLSKMTRWFTPFEVLKMATYNNAQLLALSGKRSPYHDGKLGEISEGAYADLILVDGNPLKNLKLVEDPKTNFKLIVKDGKIFKNTLEE, via the coding sequence ATGGAAACAAATAAAAAAACAATAGCCCTTTTATTTGTGATGATCTTCACAACTACGCTTTTCGCTCAGGAAGCCCCAACCAAAATATTAATCAATAACGTCAATATTTTTAATGGGAAAGACAATAAAATTATAACAGGGAACATTTTAATCGAAGGAAAGTTAATAAAAACCATTTCCGCGTCGGCGATAGCAACTGACAGAAGCGGGCTTACAAGAATTATTGACGGGAAAGGCAAATACCTGATTCCCGGATTAATCGACAATCATTCCCATTTACTGTTTGAAAGTATTCCCCAGATGCAAGCGATGGTATCCGATTTTGCATTCCTGAATTTATTTGCCGCAAAAGCGGCTGAAAGGCAACTATTGAGAGGGTTTACTACAGTTCGGGACTTAGGCGGAGGTTCTATTACTTTGGCAAAGGCCATAGACATGGGCCTGGTAATTGGCCCAAGGGTTTATTCCAGCGGCGCATTTATCTCACAAACAGGCGGACACGGCGATTTTGGTTTACCAACAGATGTTCCGAGAAAAATTGGTGAAATGTCCTATGCGGAAAGGAACGGAATGGTAGCTATTGCAGATGGGGCAGACCAGGTTTTGCTTCGCTCCCGGGAACAATTACGGCAAGGGGCTACGCAACTGAAGTTAATGGCCGGCGGAGGAGTTTCTTCCAGCTATGACCCTTTGGATGTTACGCAATATACAGACATGGAATTTAAAGCTGCCGTGCAGGCTGCTGAAAATTGGGGAACTTATGTAGCTGTTCACGCATATACTCCCACAGCAATAAAATCAGCTATTTCAGCAGGTGTAAAATGTATTGAGCACGGGAACCTGGCAGATGAGTCTTCGGCAAAAATAATGGCAGAGAAAGGCGTTTGGTGGAGTTTGCAACCCTTTCTGGACGATGAAGACGCCATACCTTTTCCGGAAGGCTCTGCAAACAGGAAAAAGCAATTGGAAATGACCAATGGAACAGACAATGCATATAAGCTGGCAAAAAAATATAATGTAAAACTGGCCTGGGGAACCGACTGTCTATTTGACCCTGCATTGGCAGAAAAACAAGGTAAACAGTTATCTAAAATGACCAGGTGGTTCACTCCTTTTGAAGTCTTGAAAATGGCCACCTACAACAACGCCCAACTGCTTGCTTTAAGTGGAAAAAGAAGTCCTTATCACGATGGCAAATTAGGCGAGATATCAGAAGGCGCTTATGCTGATCTGATTTTAGTGGATGGAAATCCCCTGAAAAACCTGAAATTGGTAGAAGACCCGAAAACGAATTTCAAACTCATTGTGAAAGATGGAAAAATATTCAAGAATACATTGGAAGAATAA
- a CDS encoding SDR family oxidoreductase: MKLVIIGGTGLIGSQVTKKLSDRYEVLAASPQTGVNTLTKEGLDEALKDASVVMDVSNSPSFADDDVMNFFKTSTENLVAASKKAGIKHLIILSVAGTSRLQASGYFRAKQVQEDLVKASGIPYTIVQATQFFEFAGGIAYMGTVDGKAVLPDAFSQPVASAEVASFMAEKATGEPANATLEIGGPERIAIDAWIRQYLKMMNSPLEVVTDANALYSGAAIGQTTLTPDNPVFLGSIKYNEWISKPENQR; this comes from the coding sequence ATGAAACTGGTAATTATCGGCGGTACCGGCCTTATAGGTAGCCAGGTGACAAAAAAATTATCTGACCGTTACGAAGTGCTGGCAGCATCGCCCCAAACAGGCGTAAATACCCTCACAAAAGAAGGCCTGGATGAAGCGCTGAAAGATGCAAGCGTGGTAATGGATGTTTCCAACTCGCCCTCTTTTGCAGATGACGATGTAATGAACTTCTTCAAAACATCCACTGAAAACCTGGTGGCCGCCAGTAAAAAGGCGGGCATCAAACACCTGATCATACTCTCTGTAGCAGGCACCAGCCGGCTTCAGGCAAGCGGGTATTTTCGTGCCAAACAAGTGCAGGAAGACCTTGTTAAAGCATCAGGCATCCCCTATACCATTGTTCAGGCCACCCAGTTTTTTGAGTTTGCCGGCGGCATTGCATATATGGGTACGGTAGACGGCAAAGCCGTGTTGCCGGATGCATTTTCACAGCCTGTTGCCAGTGCCGAGGTAGCGTCCTTCATGGCGGAAAAAGCAACAGGAGAACCAGCCAACGCTACCCTGGAGATCGGCGGGCCGGAACGCATTGCCATAGATGCCTGGATAAGGCAATACCTGAAAATGATGAACAGCCCGCTGGAAGTGGTAACGGATGCCAATGCACTGTATTCGGGAGCGGCTATCGGCCAGACCACACTAACGCCGGACAACCCCGTTTTTTTGGGGAGCATCAAATACAATGAATGGATATCGAAACCCGAAAACCAACGGTAA
- a CDS encoding GlxA family transcriptional regulator — MRKKTKKLIVVVPMPGTFLLDIAGPLDIFTAVDGLLGERAASSAEGYEVLTASPLSTKKIPTKSHMEISCEVKVHEISRPIDTLIIAGFPMAMLHTSEGFIRWLRDTYPKVRRICSVCVGTYALAEAGILKGKHVTTHWQFSQDFQHRYPGIKVDTNPFYTRDGNVYTSGGVASGIDLSLALVEEDYGRDLALAAARKLVLYLKRTGYQSQFSSLLQVHAMEHSIAGKLYPWMIRHLQEDLHVARLAEHSHMSLRNFNRVFIRETGMTPAKFVEKVRVEVARKYLEDSDLSMEQIAVKCGLGGLVSMRRTFMRHMMVSPSDYRRSFRTALPTVH, encoded by the coding sequence ATGCGGAAAAAAACGAAGAAACTGATCGTTGTTGTACCCATGCCGGGTACATTTTTGCTGGATATCGCCGGACCGCTTGACATCTTCACAGCTGTGGACGGCCTGTTGGGCGAAAGGGCGGCATCATCCGCTGAAGGATATGAGGTATTGACCGCTTCTCCGCTCAGCACGAAAAAGATCCCGACAAAAAGCCATATGGAAATAAGTTGCGAGGTGAAGGTGCATGAGATCAGCCGGCCGATAGATACCCTGATCATTGCCGGTTTCCCGATGGCCATGCTGCATACCAGTGAGGGTTTCATCCGCTGGTTACGGGACACTTACCCGAAAGTACGGCGCATCTGCTCCGTATGCGTAGGCACCTACGCATTGGCAGAAGCTGGCATACTGAAAGGGAAACATGTCACTACGCACTGGCAGTTCAGCCAGGATTTCCAGCACAGGTATCCGGGCATAAAAGTAGATACAAATCCATTCTATACGCGGGACGGCAATGTGTACACTTCCGGAGGCGTTGCATCGGGAATAGACCTCTCCCTGGCATTGGTAGAGGAGGATTATGGACGGGACCTGGCCCTTGCTGCCGCACGCAAACTCGTATTATACCTGAAACGTACCGGTTATCAATCACAATTCAGCTCGCTGTTGCAGGTGCATGCAATGGAGCATTCCATAGCAGGGAAATTGTATCCCTGGATGATCCGCCATTTGCAGGAAGACCTCCACGTAGCGCGCCTCGCTGAACACAGCCATATGAGCCTGCGGAACTTCAACCGCGTATTCATCAGGGAAACAGGCATGACACCCGCAAAATTCGTGGAGAAAGTACGGGTGGAAGTGGCCAGAAAATACCTGGAAGACAGCGACCTGAGCATGGAGCAGATAGCCGTAAAATGTGGATTGGGAGGGCTTGTGTCCATGCGCCGCACCTTTATGCGGCATATGATGGTGTCGCCTTCAGATTACCGCCGGTCTTTCAGAACGGCATTACCAACAGTACATTGA
- the gap gene encoding type I glyceraldehyde-3-phosphate dehydrogenase has protein sequence MMMKVAINGFGRIGRMTLRALQHKQGVEVAAINDLTDIGLLAHLLKYDSSHGKFPGTVSHDDKHLIVNGKNILLLNERSPEKLPWGALGIDVVIESTGRFTQRELAQQHITAGAGKVLITAPATGHVKTIVHGVNDDLISMDDEILSTASCTTNCIAPVLYLLDKEYGIASGFMSTVHAFTMDQMLQDGPHKDYRRARAATQSIIPTTTGAAKAIGDVLPALKGRMDGFSYRVPVIDGSIADMSLNLEKPASAEEINQLFKHYAAASLNGILEYTEEPLVSADILGNTHSSIVDGTLTRAIGNLVKVVAWYDNEVGISNRIAELTVELAKQETTVSA, from the coding sequence ATGATGATGAAAGTAGCTATTAACGGATTCGGACGGATAGGCAGAATGACGCTGAGAGCATTGCAGCACAAACAAGGCGTGGAAGTTGCGGCCATAAACGACCTTACAGATATCGGACTGCTCGCGCACCTGTTGAAATATGATTCCTCCCATGGTAAATTCCCCGGAACAGTATCCCACGATGATAAACACCTGATCGTAAACGGCAAAAATATATTGCTGCTGAATGAGCGTTCTCCCGAGAAATTGCCCTGGGGGGCATTGGGCATAGATGTGGTCATAGAATCAACCGGCCGCTTTACCCAGCGGGAGCTGGCACAACAGCATATTACGGCAGGCGCGGGAAAAGTGCTGATCACGGCACCCGCCACCGGCCATGTAAAAACGATCGTGCATGGCGTGAACGATGATCTGATCAGTATGGATGATGAGATATTGTCTACTGCTTCGTGTACAACAAACTGCATCGCACCGGTACTCTACCTGCTGGATAAGGAATATGGCATCGCATCAGGGTTCATGAGCACGGTACACGCATTTACGATGGACCAGATGCTGCAGGATGGTCCGCATAAAGACTACAGAAGGGCCAGAGCGGCCACGCAATCTATCATTCCCACCACCACCGGCGCGGCAAAAGCAATCGGGGATGTACTGCCCGCGCTGAAAGGCAGGATGGATGGTTTCTCCTACAGGGTGCCTGTGATCGATGGCTCTATTGCAGATATGTCTTTGAACCTTGAAAAGCCTGCTTCAGCGGAAGAGATCAACCAGCTGTTCAAACATTATGCCGCTGCTTCGCTGAACGGCATCCTGGAGTACACGGAAGAGCCTTTGGTGTCCGCGGATATTCTCGGGAACACGCATTCCTCCATCGTAGATGGAACACTGACGCGTGCCATAGGCAATCTTGTAAAGGTAGTAGCCTGGTATGATAATGAAGTGGGCATCTCCAACAGGATCGCAGAGCTGACCGTGGAACTGGCGAAGCAAGAGACAACGGTATCAGCATGA
- a CDS encoding redoxin domain-containing protein has product MKKILTVSLLITATCAVAQQAPQQRSNPRLDSLVNEKDPAVVQQRVAKLASGNEEDLGVLLQYYNAKPDAGNADSLFEAIVKQYPLGRFAAVDGMNKLFQAKGGKTQEDMYLAYRRQFPDAEMDMIRYSVANAYVEEKNTKKALEYVSQVKGAGFRNTAITIIAGQLMMYDNKSAKALVKTELDNARKLYENPDPARAGDRLYNPRNDYYRFLNLYGKILMQDKDYAGALKYIAEAYDSTGGKDEEMARNYGLLLSRNGKYREAFSILDKFAREGKADAEMKKALLLAYEQLNPGRESSAYMAEVQQVLREKIREDVAKMLVDEAAPAFEVKDVNGKTVSLADFKGKTIVLDFWATWCGPCKKSFPAMQMAVNKYSKDPNVEFLFIHTWERTATPQQDAQDYLAENKFTFDLYMDAKDPATKKNNAVSMFGVRGIPAKFVIDGRGNIRFKVTGFTGGDDAAVEELSAMIDMAAANSKG; this is encoded by the coding sequence ATGAAAAAAATACTTACGGTATCGTTGTTGATAACAGCCACTTGCGCCGTGGCGCAACAAGCTCCTCAACAGCGCAGCAACCCCCGGCTCGACTCGCTGGTGAATGAAAAAGATCCGGCCGTGGTGCAACAGCGTGTTGCGAAGCTGGCATCCGGCAACGAGGAAGACCTCGGCGTCCTGCTGCAGTACTACAATGCCAAACCAGATGCCGGCAATGCCGACTCGTTGTTCGAAGCTATCGTGAAGCAATATCCGCTCGGCCGCTTCGCCGCCGTTGATGGCATGAACAAACTCTTCCAGGCAAAAGGTGGAAAAACGCAGGAGGACATGTACCTGGCCTACCGCCGCCAGTTCCCTGACGCAGAGATGGATATGATCCGCTATTCGGTGGCCAATGCCTATGTGGAAGAGAAGAACACGAAGAAAGCGCTGGAATATGTAAGCCAGGTGAAAGGGGCCGGTTTCCGTAATACAGCGATCACGATCATTGCCGGTCAGCTGATGATGTATGACAACAAATCCGCTAAAGCCCTGGTTAAAACGGAGCTGGACAATGCCCGGAAGCTGTACGAAAACCCGGATCCCGCCCGTGCCGGCGACCGCCTGTACAACCCCCGGAACGATTATTACCGTTTTCTGAACCTGTACGGCAAGATACTTATGCAGGACAAAGACTACGCAGGTGCGCTGAAATACATCGCTGAGGCGTACGACAGCACCGGCGGCAAAGATGAGGAAATGGCCCGCAACTACGGTCTCCTGCTGAGCCGCAATGGCAAATACCGGGAAGCCTTCAGCATATTGGATAAATTCGCCCGTGAGGGGAAAGCCGATGCGGAGATGAAGAAGGCGTTATTGCTTGCTTATGAGCAACTGAACCCCGGCAGGGAGAGTTCCGCGTATATGGCGGAAGTTCAGCAGGTGCTGAGGGAAAAGATCCGGGAAGATGTGGCGAAGATGCTGGTGGATGAAGCGGCGCCCGCATTCGAAGTGAAGGATGTGAATGGTAAAACCGTATCGCTGGCGGATTTTAAAGGTAAAACCATTGTGCTCGATTTTTGGGCTACCTGGTGCGGCCCCTGCAAGAAATCATTCCCGGCCATGCAGATGGCGGTAAACAAATACAGCAAGGACCCGAATGTGGAGTTCCTTTTCATTCATACCTGGGAACGTACCGCAACACCGCAGCAAGACGCGCAGGATTACCTGGCGGAAAACAAGTTTACATTCGACCTGTATATGGACGCCAAAGATCCCGCGACCAAAAAGAACAATGCGGTGTCAATGTTCGGGGTCAGAGGCATTCCCGCCAAGTTCGTGATCGATGGCCGTGGAAACATCCGTTTCAAGGTGACTGGCTTCACCGGCGGCGATGATGCAGCGGTAGAGGAACTCTCAGCCATGATTGATATGGCGGCCGCAAACAGTAAAGGATAG
- a CDS encoding RagB/SusD family nutrient uptake outer membrane protein produces the protein MTLRHISIKNTCGGLIFLAAVSGMASCEKFIDISTPPNAIGSDNAYVDSASASAVISGIYSGLSSGSRSVFFNSIKYGAMSADEGYYVSTTSFDNFKNNTLAAGNELAEMYLNIYTRIGRTNYAIEGLTATTALSASLRNQLLGEAKFLRAWCYFQMTNFFGKMPLVTNTNAIANSQLPRAEVADVYKQMVTDLTEAKELMRSTYPSAGRSRANRYVAAALLAKVYLYQGNWEASEAAASEVIGNVDYSLVNDLSQVFLNNSSETIWHISLLGLPNQAAIQASEFVPASTPTFVLYDTLANTFEANDQRKVFWTQPITWQGKEYRYPYKYKVRQTIAGTEYPIVFRLAEMYLIRAEARANQNKTEDGVKDINEVRGRAQIGLLPLNTGKEALLAALEHEHWVELFTESDRWFNLKRLNKATEVLSLIKPQWQSFQQLYPIPLQERNANPVLDDNPDY, from the coding sequence ATGACACTCAGACATATCAGCATAAAAAACACCTGCGGAGGGCTCATTTTCCTGGCGGCCGTTTCAGGCATGGCTTCGTGCGAAAAATTCATCGATATCAGCACACCGCCCAACGCCATCGGTTCGGATAACGCCTATGTGGATTCCGCCAGCGCTTCGGCAGTGATCTCGGGGATTTACAGCGGCCTGTCATCCGGTAGCAGGTCTGTTTTTTTCAACAGCATCAAGTATGGAGCGATGAGCGCCGATGAAGGATATTATGTTTCCACTACCAGCTTCGATAATTTCAAGAATAACACGCTGGCCGCGGGCAACGAACTGGCCGAGATGTATTTGAATATATATACCCGTATCGGCCGTACCAATTATGCCATCGAAGGGCTGACGGCCACGACTGCGCTGTCGGCATCGTTGCGGAACCAGCTGCTGGGCGAAGCGAAATTTCTCCGCGCGTGGTGCTACTTCCAGATGACCAATTTCTTCGGCAAAATGCCCCTCGTAACCAATACCAATGCTATCGCGAACAGCCAGCTGCCCCGTGCGGAAGTGGCAGATGTGTACAAGCAAATGGTAACGGACCTGACGGAAGCCAAAGAGCTGATGCGCTCCACCTATCCTTCAGCCGGCCGGTCCAGAGCCAACCGCTACGTGGCTGCGGCGCTGCTCGCCAAGGTGTACCTGTACCAGGGTAACTGGGAGGCGTCCGAAGCAGCGGCATCCGAAGTGATCGGCAATGTTGATTACAGCCTGGTAAACGATCTCAGCCAGGTCTTTCTTAACAACAGCAGCGAAACCATCTGGCATATCTCCCTGTTGGGCCTGCCTAACCAGGCCGCCATACAAGCATCCGAGTTCGTACCCGCGAGCACGCCTACGTTCGTGCTATACGATACGCTCGCCAATACATTCGAAGCCAACGATCAGCGTAAGGTTTTCTGGACGCAGCCCATCACCTGGCAGGGCAAGGAATACCGTTACCCATACAAGTACAAAGTCCGGCAAACGATTGCCGGGACCGAGTATCCCATCGTTTTCCGGCTGGCCGAAATGTATTTGATCCGTGCTGAAGCCCGCGCCAATCAGAACAAAACGGAGGACGGCGTGAAGGATATCAATGAAGTGCGCGGCCGCGCACAGATCGGCCTGTTGCCGCTCAATACAGGTAAGGAAGCGTTGCTTGCCGCCCTGGAGCATGAACACTGGGTGGAGCTTTTCACGGAATCCGACAGGTGGTTTAACCTGAAGAGACTGAATAAAGCCACCGAAGTGCTGAGCCTCATCAAGCCGCAATGGCAATCCTTCCAGCAGCTGTACCCCATCCCCCTGCAGGAACGTAATGCTAACCCGGTCCTTGATGATAATCCGGATTACTAA